The genomic region ACGGTGCGGCAGTCAGCCGAGGCGGTGACAGCTGCGGGCATCACTGCTCGCTATCTGGCCGCAGCTGACGGGCTGCACTCGCCTGTACGGCGGCAGCTTGGGCTTGGGGCGACTGGCCGGCCGGGGGAGGTGCGGCGGGGGTTGCGGCAGCACTACGCGATCAAGCCGTGGACTGACCTGGTGGAGGTCTACTGGTCTTCACTGGGTGAGGCGTACGTGACGCCGGTGAGCTCGTCGACTGTCGGGGTCGCGGTGCTCACGGCTGAGCGTGGGTCGTTGGCGGCCCATCTGCAGGCCTTTCCGCGGTTGCAGGCGCGGCTGGAGGAAGCGTCGGCTGTGTCCGGCGTGCTGGGGGCGGGGCCGTTGCGGCAGCGCGTCCGGCGCCGGGTGGCCGGGCGGGTGCTGCTGGTGGGGGACTCAGCCGGGTATGTGGACGCGTTGACCGGCGAGGGAATCGCTGTGGCTCTGCGGACGTCAGCCGAACTGGTGCGGTGTGTGGCGGCGGATCGGCCGGAGGACTACGAGGCAGCCTGGCGGCGGGTGTCGCGGGAGTGCCGGCTGCTGACGGCTTCGTTGCTCTGGGCCCGCAACAGGTCGTTGCTCGCTCCCCGCATCGTGCCGGCGGCGGCGGCGCTGCCGGGGGTGTACGGGGCGATCGTGAACCGGCTCGCCTGAGCGGCGGGCTTCGATCGGCGGCGTTGGTCAGGCCTT from Kribbella flavida DSM 17836 harbors:
- a CDS encoding NAD(P)/FAD-dependent oxidoreductase is translated as MIDLLVAGAGPAGAATAIRAAMAGLDVVVVEPREAPIDKACGEGIAHSAVEYLARLGVELTGRPFYGIRYLDGSRCVDARFRAGPGLGVRRTELQRGLHDRLAALGVPVLRERVGTVRQSAEAVTAAGITARYLAAADGLHSPVRRQLGLGATGRPGEVRRGLRQHYAIKPWTDLVEVYWSSLGEAYVTPVSSSTVGVAVLTAERGSLAAHLQAFPRLQARLEEASAVSGVLGAGPLRQRVRRRVAGRVLLVGDSAGYVDALTGEGIAVALRTSAELVRCVAADRPEDYEAAWRRVSRECRLLTASLLWARNRSLLAPRIVPAAAALPGVYGAIVNRLA